A section of the Chryseobacterium scophthalmum genome encodes:
- a CDS encoding glycerophosphodiester phosphodiesterase family protein translates to MKKFILGFAVLTTVFMNAQTQIIAHRGYFQTQPPTTENSITALQNAQKLKIYGSEFDVRMSKDGILVINHDEHHGKMEISETDFKELATLKLSNGEKYPTLKDYLKSGKKDKALKLIVEIKPAKTEALENEMVEKTVKMIKEMKLESQCEYISFSLNICKQIKKIAPDFKVQYLKGELSPQQIKDEGLDGLDYHYSVFQKNPTWISEANVLGLITNSWTVNDVEIYNELKKQGVKFVTTNIPDQLKNK, encoded by the coding sequence ATGAAAAAGTTTATCTTAGGGTTTGCAGTTTTAACGACAGTTTTTATGAATGCACAAACCCAAATTATTGCGCACAGAGGTTATTTTCAGACGCAGCCTCCAACAACGGAAAATTCTATCACAGCATTACAAAATGCTCAAAAACTAAAAATCTACGGATCTGAATTTGATGTAAGAATGTCTAAAGACGGTATTTTGGTTATTAACCACGATGAGCATCACGGTAAAATGGAAATTTCTGAAACCGATTTTAAAGAATTGGCAACACTGAAACTTTCAAACGGTGAAAAATATCCGACTTTAAAAGACTATTTGAAATCGGGTAAAAAAGACAAAGCCTTAAAGCTTATCGTAGAAATAAAACCAGCAAAGACAGAAGCTTTAGAAAACGAAATGGTTGAAAAAACCGTTAAGATGATTAAAGAAATGAAGCTTGAGTCTCAATGTGAATACATTTCGTTCAGTTTAAATATCTGTAAGCAAATCAAAAAAATCGCTCCCGATTTTAAAGTTCAGTATTTAAAAGGTGAGCTTTCTCCACAACAGATTAAAGACGAAGGTTTAGACGGATTAGATTATCACTATTCAGTATTTCAGAAAAATCCAACATGGATTTCTGAAGCCAACGTTTTAGGATTAATCACCAATTCCTGGACGGTAAATGACGTTGAAATTTACAATGAACTGAAAAAACAAGGAGTAAAATTTGTTACTACCAATATTCCGGATCAGTTGAAGAATAAATAA
- a CDS encoding SusD/RagB family nutrient-binding outer membrane lipoprotein has product MKKIFLSTAIALSVFSMNSCERSFEEINTDTSKIKQPSVGSFLVPIQYEMGSYGYNRADDFTFDIMQVALDFPNEGNTVSRYYLTESTGNGYWNTSYKWLKQVKELNEAAKKENNNNYLAISKVLNAWIMANLTDAFGDVPMTEALRLEENIMRPKYDKQKDIYLFLLDDLKAANTLFDTTKTLSEGDLFFQANASTAGIIKWKKFCNSLSLRLLTRILNKNGEVNVHARISEIVNNPTVYPIFQSNTDGATLDISGVAPLMPPIARPQDFTAYRASGGFFTQTLVDNNDPRLSMFFTQAKSLPPANANIGYKGVPSGYALGSTFDYQPSNLNQNLAKAPLKILVMPYAELQFILSELALKGIIPGSAQTFYESGVKATLEQWGATMPSNYFANPKVAYNGTLERIMLQKYVGLFFVDHQQWYEQRRTGFPVLPNNGGLMNNAKMPQRMPYPTVTKVQNYDNYVTASQNMGGDNINTKMWWNQ; this is encoded by the coding sequence ATGAAAAAAATATTTTTATCTACCGCAATTGCTCTTTCAGTTTTTAGTATGAATTCTTGCGAAAGAAGTTTTGAAGAGATCAATACTGATACAAGCAAAATAAAACAACCTTCTGTAGGAAGCTTTCTGGTTCCGATTCAGTACGAAATGGGATCTTACGGATACAACAGAGCCGATGATTTTACATTCGATATCATGCAGGTTGCTCTGGATTTTCCTAATGAAGGAAATACAGTAAGCCGTTATTATTTAACTGAAAGTACCGGAAACGGATACTGGAATACAAGCTACAAATGGCTGAAACAGGTAAAAGAGCTGAATGAAGCTGCAAAAAAAGAAAATAACAATAATTATCTGGCAATTTCTAAAGTTCTGAATGCATGGATTATGGCCAATCTTACCGATGCATTTGGCGATGTTCCGATGACGGAAGCTTTAAGGCTTGAAGAAAATATCATGAGACCAAAATATGATAAGCAGAAAGACATCTACTTATTTCTTTTGGATGATTTAAAAGCAGCAAATACGCTTTTTGATACTACAAAAACTTTAAGCGAAGGCGATCTTTTCTTTCAGGCAAATGCAAGTACAGCCGGAATTATAAAATGGAAAAAATTCTGTAATTCTCTTTCATTAAGACTATTAACAAGGATTTTGAATAAGAATGGCGAAGTAAATGTACATGCAAGAATTAGCGAGATTGTAAATAATCCAACGGTTTATCCGATCTTTCAAAGTAATACAGATGGAGCTACTTTAGATATTTCAGGAGTTGCACCATTGATGCCGCCGATTGCAAGACCGCAGGATTTTACTGCATATAGAGCTTCAGGTGGATTTTTCACTCAGACTTTGGTAGACAATAATGACCCAAGATTAAGTATGTTTTTTACTCAGGCTAAAAGTCTTCCGCCTGCAAATGCAAATATTGGTTATAAAGGAGTTCCTTCTGGATATGCATTGGGATCTACATTCGATTATCAGCCTTCAAATTTAAATCAGAATTTAGCAAAAGCTCCGCTCAAAATTTTGGTAATGCCTTATGCGGAACTTCAGTTTATTCTTTCTGAATTGGCTTTAAAAGGAATTATTCCGGGAAGTGCACAAACGTTCTACGAAAGTGGTGTGAAAGCAACTCTTGAACAGTGGGGAGCAACAATGCCTTCAAACTATTTTGCCAATCCTAAAGTTGCATACAACGGAACTTTAGAAAGAATTATGCTTCAGAAATATGTGGGATTATTCTTTGTAGATCATCAACAGTGGTACGAGCAGAGAAGAACTGGGTTTCCTGTATTACCAAACAACGGAGGCTTGATGAATAACGCAAAAATGCCTCAGAGAATGCCTTATCCAACGGTTACAAAAGTTCAGAATTATGACAATTATGTAACGGCTTCTCAAAATATGGGTGGTGACAATATCAATACAAAAATGTGGTGGAATCAATAA
- a CDS encoding 3-ketoacyl-ACP reductase — MNLKGKNAIITGGGRGLGKAIALILANEGVNIGITGRNEENLKMTVDEIQRLGVNTAYAVFSIDNEIHVKAGIESIVEQLGGVDILINNAGIGDFGSIEEMPSETWEQVIKTNLFGVYYAAKAVYPYLKEKGEGDIVNVASTAGLKGGPNMSAYAASKAAVVSLSQSMMAEWRKQNIRVITLTPSTIASDMSIQGGLTDGNPDKVLQPEDFAEWVRDILKMNRRALIANGSIFSTNP, encoded by the coding sequence ATGAATCTAAAGGGAAAAAACGCCATCATTACCGGTGGTGGAAGAGGTCTCGGAAAAGCAATCGCTTTAATTCTTGCGAATGAAGGAGTGAATATAGGAATCACAGGAAGAAACGAAGAAAACCTTAAAATGACTGTGGACGAAATCCAGAGATTGGGTGTAAATACAGCATACGCAGTTTTTAGTATCGATAATGAAATTCATGTAAAAGCAGGAATAGAATCTATTGTTGAGCAATTAGGCGGAGTAGATATTTTGATCAATAATGCTGGAATCGGAGATTTTGGTTCTATTGAAGAAATGCCTTCAGAAACTTGGGAGCAGGTAATCAAAACCAATCTTTTCGGAGTGTATTATGCAGCAAAAGCTGTTTATCCATATTTAAAAGAAAAAGGTGAAGGTGATATTGTGAATGTAGCTTCTACAGCAGGATTGAAAGGCGGACCAAATATGTCGGCTTATGCAGCTTCAAAAGCAGCCGTTGTTTCTTTATCTCAGTCAATGATGGCAGAATGGAGAAAGCAAAACATTCGTGTAATTACTTTAACGCCGAGTACAATTGCTTCAGATATGTCTATTCAAGGTGGTTTAACAGACGGAAACCCGGATAAAGTTCTTCAGCCTGAAGATTTTGCAGAATGGGTAAGAGATATTTTGAAAATGAACAGACGTGCTTTGATCGCGAATGGCTCTATTTTTTCTACAAATCCTTAA
- a CDS encoding SusC/RagA family TonB-linked outer membrane protein: MRKETQKLLLLSVLGLVSVNMAAQQQVKKDTIKNIDEVVVTALGIKRQDKSLGYVAEKVDAEVFENIQNNNWAQGLEGRVAGLKIQTAGAGPLSSSRITLRGEKSFNLDGNYALIVVDGVPLSNSTTGTGTAAYGAGTGGDLPIDLGNGLNSINPDDIESVTILKGASAAALYGSRAANGALMVTTKSGKSKNGKLKVSFNSSLSFDSVLKWPDYQYQYGQGTLAKNTAGEFFYSYGASADGVSTGGTSSAFGPKFNGQSYFQYDPNLLGQSAERQLWRPYEDNIKGFWETGVTSSNNISVESSTDRTSFRTSLSYLDNKWMMPNTGFDRFNMAFSLDHKVTDKFKISTKFNYANTKSDNLPATGYNNQSISYFMIFQNPNVDLAWYKPIWKPGQEQVDQIHPFSSFIDNPYLIAYQMLNGVEKKMITGNISGTYDFNKNFSLMLRSGIEMLDEERTTKRPYSSANYLKGFYREQYIKNNEFNNDLLFTFKKDFNKFNITANAGASIRYNEYVMNDYRAEGLKVIGDYSLNNAISLITKVPKPNDQQTNSVYGLLSANYDNLVFLDVTGRNDWSSTLPVQYRSFFYPSVSSSFILSDIFKLSSPTFNYWKLRASWAKVGVAGLPYQLDKYYTPSDFIGSVLTPGTYPNPLLKPEDNINIEAGMDFSVLKNRLSYNVTLYQNDTDNQIITIPTLLESGYSNRIINAGKVRNRGVEMSMNAMPFKTQNFSWNVSANWTLNRNKILTLPDEFAGESSYTISTVAGVLYYNAVVGGSLGDLYGFKLVRNADGQVVYDVTTGLPSRPDRVEKVGNAFPKWRAGFQNDFKIKNWQISFSFDGQYGGMAYSQTHHKMSEQGKLENTLMGRDNPSGTIVGQGVVLNPDGTYSPNTKAVGLAAYYGDYYRRANIETNTFDTSFIKLRDARIAYSFSKDVIAPLKLTELTLAVFGKNLWMWTKFPMFDPEVAALNDSTITPGAEIGQLPTARTVGFQVNLKF, encoded by the coding sequence ATGCGTAAAGAGACTCAAAAATTACTTCTTTTATCTGTGTTAGGATTGGTGAGCGTCAATATGGCAGCTCAGCAGCAGGTAAAGAAAGACACGATTAAAAATATCGATGAAGTTGTAGTGACCGCTCTGGGTATCAAAAGACAAGATAAATCCTTAGGTTATGTAGCCGAGAAAGTAGATGCTGAGGTTTTTGAAAACATTCAGAATAACAACTGGGCTCAAGGTCTTGAAGGTCGTGTTGCCGGTTTGAAAATTCAGACTGCAGGAGCGGGACCTTTAAGTTCTTCCAGAATAACTTTAAGAGGTGAAAAATCTTTTAACCTTGACGGAAACTACGCTTTGATTGTTGTTGATGGTGTTCCTTTGAGTAATTCAACTACAGGAACGGGAACTGCAGCATATGGTGCAGGAACCGGAGGTGATTTGCCCATCGATCTAGGAAATGGTTTGAATAGCATTAATCCTGATGATATAGAATCTGTAACTATACTAAAAGGCGCTTCTGCAGCAGCTTTGTACGGTTCAAGAGCTGCAAACGGAGCTTTAATGGTTACCACAAAATCCGGGAAAAGTAAAAATGGAAAACTTAAGGTTTCCTTCAATTCTTCTTTAAGCTTTGATTCTGTTTTGAAATGGCCGGATTATCAGTATCAATACGGACAGGGAACTTTAGCTAAAAACACAGCAGGAGAGTTTTTCTATTCTTACGGTGCCTCTGCAGATGGGGTAAGTACAGGTGGAACGAGTAGTGCTTTCGGACCAAAATTCAACGGGCAGTCTTATTTCCAGTATGATCCCAATCTTTTAGGACAAAGCGCAGAAAGACAATTGTGGAGACCGTATGAAGATAACATAAAAGGTTTTTGGGAAACGGGTGTAACGTCTTCTAATAATATTTCTGTTGAAAGCAGCACAGACAGAACAAGCTTCAGAACATCACTTTCTTATCTTGATAATAAATGGATGATGCCCAATACAGGGTTTGATCGTTTTAATATGGCGTTCTCATTAGATCATAAGGTTACAGATAAGTTTAAAATTTCAACAAAATTTAATTACGCTAATACAAAAAGTGACAACCTTCCTGCAACAGGATACAATAACCAGTCGATTTCTTATTTCATGATTTTTCAGAATCCGAATGTTGATTTGGCTTGGTATAAACCGATTTGGAAACCGGGACAAGAGCAAGTTGATCAGATTCACCCATTCAGTTCTTTTATTGATAATCCTTATTTAATTGCTTATCAGATGTTAAATGGTGTAGAAAAGAAAATGATTACTGGGAATATTTCAGGAACGTATGATTTTAATAAAAACTTCAGTTTGATGTTGAGGTCAGGGATTGAAATGCTCGATGAAGAAAGAACAACAAAAAGACCTTACAGCTCTGCCAATTATCTGAAAGGTTTCTACAGAGAACAATACATTAAGAATAATGAGTTTAATAATGATTTGTTATTCACATTCAAAAAAGATTTCAACAAATTTAATATTACCGCAAATGCAGGAGCAAGTATTCGTTACAACGAATATGTAATGAATGATTACCGAGCGGAAGGTTTGAAAGTAATTGGAGATTACAGTTTAAATAACGCAATTTCTTTAATTACAAAAGTTCCGAAGCCAAATGATCAGCAAACTAATTCTGTGTACGGTTTGTTGAGTGCAAATTATGATAACTTGGTGTTTTTGGATGTTACCGGAAGAAACGATTGGAGCAGCACGCTTCCTGTACAGTACAGATCATTCTTTTATCCGTCAGTGAGCAGTAGCTTTATTCTTTCTGATATATTTAAATTATCAAGTCCGACTTTCAATTATTGGAAATTAAGAGCTTCTTGGGCAAAAGTTGGGGTTGCAGGTCTTCCTTATCAGTTAGATAAATATTACACACCAAGTGATTTTATCGGCTCTGTTTTAACACCGGGAACCTATCCAAATCCTTTGTTAAAGCCTGAAGATAATATAAATATCGAAGCAGGAATGGATTTTTCAGTGTTGAAAAACAGATTGAGCTATAATGTTACGCTTTATCAGAATGATACCGATAATCAGATTATTACCATTCCCACATTATTAGAATCTGGTTATTCAAACAGAATTATTAATGCCGGAAAAGTAAGAAACAGAGGAGTTGAAATGAGCATGAATGCAATGCCTTTCAAAACCCAAAACTTCAGTTGGAATGTTTCTGCAAACTGGACTTTAAACCGAAATAAAATTCTGACTTTACCTGACGAATTCGCTGGAGAAAGTTCTTACACAATTTCTACAGTAGCCGGAGTTTTATATTACAACGCAGTTGTTGGTGGTTCTTTGGGAGATCTTTATGGTTTTAAATTAGTAAGAAACGCTGATGGACAAGTAGTTTATGATGTAACTACAGGACTTCCTTCAAGACCCGATCGAGTAGAAAAAGTAGGAAATGCATTCCCGAAATGGAGAGCCGGTTTTCAAAATGATTTTAAAATTAAAAACTGGCAGATCAGCTTCTCATTTGATGGTCAGTATGGTGGAATGGCTTATTCACAAACCCATCACAAAATGTCTGAGCAAGGTAAGCTTGAGAATACTTTGATGGGAAGAGATAATCCTAGTGGAACGATTGTAGGACAGGGTGTTGTTTTAAATCCTGACGGAACTTACAGCCCGAATACAAAAGCAGTTGGTTTAGCTGCATATTACGGTGATTACTACAGAAGAGCCAATATTGAAACCAATACTTTCGATACTTCATTCATTAAACTGAGAGACGCAAGAATCGCTTACTCATTTTCAAAAGATGTAATCGCTCCTTTAAAACTTACAGAGCTTACTTTGGCAGTTTTTGGTAAAAACCTTTGGATGTGGACCAAATTCCCAATGTTTGATCCTGAAGTTGCTGCTCTTAACGACTCTACAATTACTCCAGGTGCTGAAATTGGTCAGCTTCCAACGGCAAGAACTGTCGGTTTTCAAGTTAATTTAAAATTCTAA
- a CDS encoding TonB-dependent receptor, protein MKKAKILLGLLFLGVGTIAYAQTTQASIVGKITGKKVQEKVKVTIVNESTGFRTVTETNSKGEYIFKEIPLGGPYTVIVNEEKKEGYNVNFGDQVTVNLDLDEGEKTIEEVVINGNLKNKIGNLGAATAISAKNIGILPVNGRNFTSLTDLSPLSGKNGNLSGQLGSSTNFTIDGMTAKNPTSAGSTTSRSGAPFSISIEAVREFKITTNQYDVTLGRSGGGTVSAVTKSGTNKFSGSAWEYLRTNWLSSPYDIRGNKRDVDFSTSQFGFSLGGPIIKNKLHFFAAWDHQLDSRPLQIADIKSREDELRLNTTTATLNKFLDIARAKYGVGNSPQFGSFDKVRNSDAAFLRLDWQINEKNLLTLRNNFTYDLNKNGLGDNTAINAFESYGTDKNMDNSLLLTLRSNLKPNITNELKVQHLYTFQDSYQSDQLGHAVPRAIVENIITNIDGNKATNIQIGGHRFAQESFKNNVIQIVDNLYYNTDKIKYTFGVDFMYTKARSVYGSEVNGRFHFRENPTVNGGDNLFNFNNLISNRFYREVPLVEDPSVKSSIWNAGIYGQIQTKVAKGLDFMAGLRLDYGGYPKAQFNQKLFDEMGIRTDNQIKSFVIQPRFQFEWNVNEGNKDFLKFGAGIFSSDINNYMVINNLVFDGNHLATVDVNPSQIGLTPDFNSYRNDYNTIPTLSQYQLPTINYTGEDAKIPIVYKANISYTHFFNERFRAGLAGYMALGRNNYFYYDRNMEANPFFTLNNEGGRGVYVPTSAINANGTLDWKVGTINKKFGRVLELVSDGKVNQFSFVVDTSYRYWKDGEITASYTWSDIKDNTSYNGNVANSATLSTLVESDPRNLRMTYSDNQFRNKVVLYGNSPTIAGFTLGIRYSGIGGTRFSVTSGGNINGDFVDTNDLAYIFPQLTQSLIDDPEVGKALKNYITDYNNQIAERNGGKNGFYGVWDVRIAKKIKFEKIGAFELSVDIFNLANLLNREWGVNKSYGNMALYRISKFDPVTKQFEYAKNTSGLAPLSGNPYQIQIGAKYSF, encoded by the coding sequence ATGAAAAAAGCAAAGATTTTATTGGGACTTCTGTTTTTGGGAGTAGGAACTATTGCCTATGCACAAACAACGCAAGCTTCTATTGTAGGGAAAATTACGGGCAAGAAGGTTCAAGAAAAGGTGAAAGTTACCATCGTGAATGAGTCTACCGGTTTTCGTACAGTAACAGAAACTAATTCTAAAGGGGAATATATTTTTAAAGAAATACCTTTAGGAGGGCCTTATACGGTAATCGTAAATGAGGAGAAAAAGGAAGGCTACAATGTGAATTTTGGTGATCAGGTGACTGTGAATCTTGATTTGGATGAAGGCGAAAAAACGATTGAAGAAGTAGTGATCAATGGAAATCTTAAAAATAAAATAGGAAACTTAGGAGCAGCAACTGCTATTTCAGCAAAGAATATAGGAATTTTGCCCGTAAACGGAAGAAATTTCACCAGTCTTACAGATTTGTCTCCTTTAAGCGGTAAAAACGGAAACTTATCTGGTCAGCTAGGTTCTTCCACCAACTTTACCATTGACGGAATGACGGCGAAAAACCCGACTTCGGCAGGATCTACAACCAGCCGAAGCGGTGCGCCTTTTTCAATTTCAATCGAAGCAGTAAGAGAATTTAAAATCACAACCAACCAGTACGATGTTACCTTGGGCAGAAGTGGAGGTGGAACGGTGAGTGCGGTTACAAAATCAGGAACCAATAAATTTTCAGGAAGTGCTTGGGAATATTTGAGAACTAACTGGCTTTCGAGCCCATATGATATTCGTGGAAACAAGAGAGATGTTGATTTTTCTACTTCTCAGTTCGGGTTTTCATTGGGTGGGCCGATTATTAAAAATAAGCTACATTTTTTCGCAGCTTGGGATCATCAGTTAGATTCTAGACCGTTGCAGATCGCGGATATCAAATCGCGTGAAGATGAGTTGAGATTAAATACTACAACAGCGACACTTAATAAATTTCTTGATATTGCAAGAGCAAAATACGGCGTAGGAAATTCTCCACAATTCGGAAGTTTCGATAAAGTAAGGAATTCTGATGCCGCATTTTTACGTTTAGACTGGCAGATTAATGAGAAGAATTTATTGACATTAAGAAACAATTTTACTTACGATCTCAATAAAAACGGATTAGGAGACAATACAGCTATCAATGCATTTGAGTCTTACGGAACCGATAAAAACATGGATAACAGTTTGTTGTTAACTTTAAGATCAAACTTAAAACCTAATATAACGAACGAATTGAAAGTTCAGCATTTATATACTTTCCAGGACAGTTATCAAAGTGACCAGTTGGGACATGCTGTTCCGAGAGCGATTGTAGAAAATATAATCACTAATATTGACGGAAACAAGGCAACAAATATCCAGATTGGAGGTCACCGTTTTGCACAGGAAAGCTTCAAAAATAATGTAATCCAGATTGTAGATAATTTGTATTACAATACCGATAAGATTAAATATACTTTTGGGGTAGATTTCATGTACACAAAAGCGAGATCTGTGTACGGAAGTGAGGTTAACGGAAGATTTCATTTCAGAGAAAATCCTACAGTGAACGGCGGCGATAATCTATTTAATTTTAATAATCTTATTTCTAACAGATTTTACAGAGAAGTTCCTTTGGTAGAAGACCCTTCTGTGAAGTCGAGTATTTGGAATGCAGGTATTTACGGTCAGATTCAGACGAAAGTTGCAAAAGGATTAGATTTTATGGCTGGTTTAAGGCTTGATTATGGTGGTTATCCGAAAGCTCAGTTTAATCAGAAATTATTTGACGAAATGGGAATCAGAACCGATAATCAGATTAAATCGTTTGTCATTCAGCCAAGATTTCAGTTTGAGTGGAATGTGAATGAAGGAAATAAAGATTTCCTAAAATTCGGAGCAGGAATTTTCTCTTCAGATATCAACAATTATATGGTGATCAATAATTTGGTGTTTGATGGTAATCATTTGGCAACGGTGGATGTTAACCCTTCACAAATTGGTCTTACTCCAGATTTCAATAGCTACAGAAACGATTACAATACTATTCCTACATTATCTCAGTATCAACTTCCTACGATCAACTATACAGGGGAAGATGCAAAGATCCCAATTGTTTACAAAGCAAATATCTCATATACGCATTTCTTCAACGAAAGATTCAGAGCGGGACTTGCAGGTTACATGGCTTTAGGTAGAAACAATTATTTCTATTATGACAGAAATATGGAAGCTAATCCTTTCTTCACTCTTAATAATGAAGGAGGAAGAGGTGTTTATGTTCCAACTTCAGCAATTAATGCGAATGGAACTTTAGACTGGAAAGTAGGAACAATCAATAAAAAGTTCGGAAGAGTTTTGGAATTGGTAAGTGATGGTAAAGTCAATCAATTTTCATTTGTAGTCGATACAAGTTACCGTTATTGGAAGGACGGAGAAATTACGGCAAGTTACACTTGGTCTGATATTAAAGATAATACTTCTTACAACGGAAACGTAGCGAATTCAGCGACATTATCTACATTGGTAGAGAGTGATCCTAGAAATTTGAGAATGACCTATTCTGACAACCAGTTCAGAAACAAAGTTGTATTATACGGAAACTCACCTACAATTGCAGGATTTACTTTAGGAATCAGATATTCAGGAATTGGCGGAACGCGTTTCTCTGTGACTTCGGGAGGGAATATTAATGGAGATTTCGTAGATACTAATGATTTAGCCTACATTTTCCCTCAACTGACGCAATCTCTGATTGATGATCCTGAAGTTGGAAAAGCTTTAAAAAATTACATCACAGATTACAATAACCAAATTGCAGAAAGAAACGGCGGAAAGAACGGATTCTACGGAGTTTGGGATGTACGTATTGCGAAAAAAATTAAGTTTGAAAAAATTGGAGCTTTTGAACTTTCTGTTGATATTTTCAACCTGGCCAATTTGCTTAACAGAGAATGGGGGGTAAATAAATCTTACGGAAATATGGCTTTATACAGAATAAGCAAGTTTGATCCGGTTACAAAACAGTTTGAATATGCTAAAAATACCAGCGGTTTAGCACCTTTATCAGGGAATCCTTATCAAATCCAGATTGGAGCAAAATATTCATTCTAA
- a CDS encoding calcineurin-like phosphoesterase C-terminal domain-containing protein, with translation MKFKLIIPSLLISAMAFSQASVSGYVFEDINKNQKKEKREKGIENVAVSNGAQVVLTDKNGRYSLPITEGQTVFVIKPLGYMVALNQNNLPQYYYQYKPKGSPADFKYKGTAPTGELPKELNFALHKQNESKNFDILVFGDPQPYTEKQLDYFKRAIVNEVKSTKKNAVFGISLGDLVGDDLSLQKPYADVMKEVGLPWYNVMGNHDMNYDAKEDQLSDETFEANFGPANYSFNYGNVHFIVLDDILYPDPRDGKGYWGGFREDQIQFIENDLKLVDKNKLIVVSFHIPLDHNNEDNFRNADRQKLFDALSPFANALMLSAHTHIQQQIFYGKAQGWEGTKDLHEYNVGTTCGDWWSGTSDEIGLPTSTMRDGTAKGYSFISFNDNQYKVKYKTAGKPEDYQIQLYVPKVIPHPSKTSAKILANFFMGSKKDKVQYRIDGGKWEEMEYSETIDPNFANSVFKWDATDKIFPGRRPSNPEQSKHIWSGGFGNKLTLGKHKVEVKALDMYGNEFSASEEFEVQNSILIP, from the coding sequence ATGAAATTTAAATTAATTATACCGTCTTTACTTATTTCAGCGATGGCATTTTCTCAGGCATCGGTTTCAGGATATGTTTTTGAAGACATCAATAAAAACCAGAAGAAAGAAAAACGTGAAAAAGGAATTGAAAATGTTGCAGTTTCAAACGGAGCTCAGGTTGTTTTAACCGATAAAAACGGAAGATACAGCTTGCCGATTACGGAAGGTCAGACGGTTTTTGTCATTAAACCATTGGGTTATATGGTGGCTTTAAATCAAAATAATTTACCGCAATATTATTATCAATATAAGCCTAAAGGTTCACCTGCAGATTTTAAATATAAAGGAACTGCACCTACAGGAGAACTTCCTAAAGAATTAAATTTTGCTTTACATAAACAAAACGAAAGCAAAAACTTTGATATTTTGGTTTTCGGAGATCCTCAACCTTACACCGAAAAGCAGTTGGATTATTTTAAAAGAGCAATCGTTAACGAAGTAAAATCAACCAAGAAAAATGCAGTTTTCGGGATCAGTCTTGGAGATTTGGTAGGCGATGATCTGAGTCTTCAGAAGCCTTATGCCGATGTGATGAAAGAAGTCGGTTTGCCTTGGTACAACGTGATGGGAAATCATGATATGAATTATGATGCTAAAGAAGATCAGCTTTCAGATGAAACTTTTGAGGCTAATTTTGGTCCTGCAAACTATTCTTTCAATTATGGAAATGTACATTTTATCGTACTTGATGATATTCTTTACCCAGATCCAAGAGATGGAAAAGGATATTGGGGAGGCTTCAGAGAAGATCAGATTCAGTTTATCGAAAATGATTTAAAACTGGTAGATAAAAACAAACTGATTGTTGTTTCTTTTCACATTCCTTTAGATCATAACAATGAAGATAATTTCAGAAATGCAGACCGTCAGAAATTATTTGATGCGCTTTCTCCATTTGCAAATGCGTTGATGTTATCGGCTCATACTCACATTCAGCAGCAGATTTTTTACGGAAAAGCTCAAGGCTGGGAAGGTACAAAAGACCTTCACGAATATAATGTAGGAACTACTTGCGGAGATTGGTGGTCTGGAACTTCAGACGAAATCGGTTTGCCGACTTCAACCATGAGAGACGGTACTGCAAAAGGATATTCTTTCATCAGTTTTAATGATAATCAGTACAAAGTGAAGTACAAAACAGCAGGAAAACCTGAAGATTATCAAATTCAATTGTATGTTCCGAAAGTGATTCCTCATCCATCGAAAACTTCAGCTAAAATTTTAGCAAACTTCTTTATGGGAAGCAAAAAAGATAAAGTACAATACAGAATTGACGGCGGAAAATGGGAAGAAATGGAGTACAGCGAAACCATCGATCCCAACTTTGCAAACTCGGTTTTTAAATGGGATGCTACAGATAAAATATTTCCAGGAAGAAGACCTTCAAATCCGGAGCAGTCAAAACACATTTGGAGTGGGGGATTTGGAAATAAATTAACTCTTGGAAAACACAAAGTTGAGGTGAAAGCACTCGACATGTACGGAAATGAATTTTCGGCATCAGAAGAATTTGAGGTTCAAAACTCAATTCTTATTCCTTAG